In Coleofasciculaceae cyanobacterium, one genomic interval encodes:
- a CDS encoding VOC family protein, producing MSNIQYVAMTVANLEQSVKFYSEVLSFQKIKDTEVAGEDWEKLQGVFGLRMRIVQMQLGEEVIALMEYLTPQGRPIPVDSRSNDRWFQHIAIVVSDMDRAYQQVRQHNIKHTSTSPQQLPEWNKKLGGVKAFYFKDPDGHNLELIQFPPDKADKKWLKDTEQLFLGIDHSAVGVKDAEASFGLYRDRLNLKLMLQAENYGNEFEHITGVFGSRVQVNSMKGDAGIGFELLEYIAPTNGRNMPVDSQANDLWLYQTVICVSDLATLAEQLRSAPCQFISPGIIKMSNSELGFSQALAIRDLDGHVLHLVEA from the coding sequence ATGTCTAATATCCAATATGTCGCCATGACTGTTGCCAACCTAGAACAGTCAGTCAAGTTTTATTCAGAAGTTCTATCTTTTCAAAAAATTAAGGATACGGAAGTTGCAGGAGAAGACTGGGAGAAGTTACAGGGAGTGTTTGGTCTGCGGATGCGAATTGTTCAGATGCAGCTTGGAGAAGAAGTTATTGCTTTGATGGAATATCTGACCCCTCAAGGAAGACCAATACCCGTAGATTCTCGTAGTAACGATCGCTGGTTTCAACACATTGCGATCGTAGTGAGCGATATGGATCGAGCTTATCAGCAGGTGCGTCAACACAATATTAAACATACCTCTACTAGTCCTCAGCAGTTGCCAGAATGGAATAAAAAACTGGGTGGAGTAAAAGCATTTTATTTTAAAGATCCTGACGGACACAATTTAGAGTTGATTCAGTTTCCACCAGACAAAGCAGATAAAAAGTGGTTAAAAGATACAGAGCAATTGTTTTTAGGAATTGACCACAGTGCAGTAGGAGTAAAAGATGCCGAGGCTAGTTTTGGTTTATATCGCGATCGCCTTAATTTAAAGTTAATGTTACAGGCAGAAAATTACGGCAACGAATTTGAACACATTACTGGTGTTTTCGGCTCAAGAGTCCAGGTAAATAGCATGAAGGGTGATGCTGGTATTGGTTTTGAATTACTAGAATATATTGCTCCTACCAATGGTAGAAATATGCCTGTAGATAGTCAGGCTAACGATTTATGGCTTTATCAAACAGTTATCTGCGTATCCGATTTAGCTACTTTAGCCGAACAATTGCGCTCTGCACCCTGTCAGTTTATCTCGCCTGGCATAATTAAAATGTCTAATAGCGAGTTGGGATTCAGTCAGGCTTTAGCAATCAGAGATTTAGATGGTCACGTTTTACATCTGGTAGAAGCGTAA
- a CDS encoding NblA/ycf18 family protein: MDKLENKLSIEQEFNHRVFASRVQELSREEAQELLVQLHEQMLHKDNIYKQLILSQGKDIVDSLFDR; encoded by the coding sequence ATGGATAAGCTAGAAAATAAGCTGTCTATAGAACAAGAATTTAATCATCGAGTTTTTGCAAGTAGAGTCCAAGAACTGTCTCGCGAAGAGGCTCAGGAGCTATTAGTGCAATTACACGAACAAATGCTGCATAAAGACAATATTTATAAGCAACTAATTTTGAGTCAAGGAAAAGATATTGTCGATTCTCTATTCGATCGTTAA
- a CDS encoding HhoA/HhoB/HtrA family serine endopeptidase, with protein sequence MKNKRFLGKVASHATALFLGVILTFSTIRVMSSQADTLPLNFKLNYKQNPIALKSEPAILAQAPVASNSGSFVAEAVAKTGPAVVRIDTERTVATRMDPLFEDPFFREFFGDRLGGAMPPERQVRGQGSGFITQKDGIVLTNAHVVSGAERVTVTLKDGREFEGVVKGTDEVTDLAVVKIEASGIDLPIAPLGNSENVQVGDWAIAVGNPVGLNNTVTLGIISTLTRSSAQVGIPDKRIDFLQTDAAINPGNSGGPLLNQRGEVIGINTAIRPDANGIGFAIPIDQARSITNTLAAGKQVPHPYIGVQMLTLTPELAQKNNSNPNSPFTIPEVEGVLIVRVLPSTPAEAAGLRLGDVITAIDGQAVTDASQLQTIVDGSGLDKNLQFTVKRGDRTLKLRVVTTQLEGLS encoded by the coding sequence ATGAAAAACAAGCGATTTCTAGGTAAAGTGGCTAGCCACGCTACAGCACTTTTTTTAGGAGTCATTTTGACTTTTAGCACCATTAGAGTAATGTCTTCCCAGGCGGACACATTACCTTTGAACTTTAAATTAAACTATAAGCAGAATCCTATTGCTCTCAAGAGCGAACCAGCAATTCTGGCACAAGCACCTGTTGCCAGTAATTCTGGTAGTTTTGTGGCAGAAGCGGTGGCAAAAACAGGTCCAGCAGTAGTCAGAATTGATACAGAGAGAACCGTTGCCACCAGAATGGATCCTTTATTTGAAGATCCCTTCTTTCGCGAATTTTTTGGCGATCGCTTGGGCGGTGCGATGCCGCCAGAAAGGCAGGTACGGGGACAAGGTTCAGGATTTATTACCCAAAAAGACGGTATTGTTTTGACCAATGCTCACGTAGTTAGTGGCGCAGAGCGAGTGACGGTTACACTCAAAGATGGACGAGAATTTGAAGGAGTGGTCAAAGGCACAGATGAAGTTACAGATTTGGCAGTAGTCAAAATTGAAGCTTCGGGGATAGATCTCCCTATTGCTCCTTTGGGTAATTCGGAAAATGTTCAGGTTGGTGACTGGGCGATCGCTGTGGGAAACCCCGTAGGTTTAAATAACACCGTTACTTTAGGCATTATTAGTACTTTAACTCGCTCCTCAGCTCAGGTTGGTATCCCTGATAAGCGCATCGACTTTCTGCAAACTGATGCAGCAATTAACCCCGGTAATTCTGGCGGACCATTATTAAATCAACGGGGAGAGGTAATTGGCATTAATACGGCAATTCGCCCTGATGCTAACGGCATTGGCTTTGCTATACCAATCGATCAGGCAAGATCGATCACTAATACTTTAGCTGCGGGTAAGCAAGTTCCTCATCCTTATATTGGGGTGCAGATGCTGACGCTAACTCCAGAATTAGCCCAGAAAAACAACAGTAATCCCAATTCTCCCTTTACTATTCCTGAAGTTGAAGGAGTCTTGATCGTCAGAGTTTTACCCAGCACTCCAGCAGAGGCAGCAGGATTACGCTTGGGTGATGTAATTACCGCTATTGATGGTCAGGCAGTTACTGATGCAAGTCAGTTGCAAACCATCGTTGACGGCAGTGGTTTAGATAAGAATCTCCAGTTTACCGTTAAGCGAGGCGATCGCACTTTGAAATTGCGAGTCGTTACTACTCAATTGGAGGGACTATCTTAA
- a CDS encoding DUF6679 family protein, giving the protein MESKLTELIGQSNIWLYIKSSNGWLKNVEILEVGSDVVTFRYQHESSAEVKVWEKTTRLDNVLEIDIRLVAVPRCEQKIQDVRDKFTKLLEQE; this is encoded by the coding sequence ATAGAAAGCAAACTAACGGAACTAATCGGTCAGTCTAATATTTGGTTGTATATTAAAAGCAGCAATGGTTGGCTTAAAAATGTGGAAATTTTAGAAGTAGGGTCAGACGTTGTGACTTTTCGTTACCAGCATGAGTCTTCCGCCGAAGTAAAGGTATGGGAAAAAACAACCAGATTAGATAATGTTTTAGAAATAGACATCCGTTTAGTAGCTGTACCCAGATGCGAACAGAAGATTCAGGACGTGAGAGATAAATTTACTAAATTGCTCGAGCAAGAATAA